DNA from Corallococcus soli:
CGACTGCGCGATGGAGGGGAACGCCGGCAGGTACATGTCGATGGACAGCGGCCCGAAGCCGATGAGCGCGCCCAGCAGGATGACCAGCCCGGGGCCCTCCGTGGAGCGGGCGGCCTTGGGGGTGGCGGTCGTCATCGGGATCTCCTCTTCGGCGGCGGTCTGACGGCGCGGCGGGGCCGGGGCTCCGCCGGGACGACGAGCACGCGGATGAGCTGGCGCAGGACGGTCGCGTCCTCGCCCGGGGCATAGGTGGCGCCGCCCACGTGGGCGTTGAAGCAGCGGGCCTCCAGCGCGCCGCACAGGGCCTCGGCCACGACCTTCGGCGCCGCCACCTCCGCCAGCCCCGCGCGCTTCACGCGGGACAGCCAGGTGGTCAGCGCCTCACGCAGCGCCACGGGAGGAGGCGTGTCCGTCTGCGTCGCCCGCGCGCCGCCCAGCATGGAGTAGTGCAGCACGAACAGGCACGGCACCAACTGGCGCAGGAAGTCCCGGTGGTGCAGCAGCGCCTCCAGGAGCTGGTCCTCCACGGACGCGTCTTCGCGGGTGCCCGGCGCCAGCAGCGCCACGGCGGAGGGCGGCACCGGCCGGAGCGCTCGGAGCATCAGCGCATCCTTGGTGCCCACCCGGTGCAGCAGGGCCGCCTGGGAGATGCCCAGCCGCTTCGCGATGTCGTGCAGCGGCGCCGCCGGGCCCTGCTCCAGGAACACGGCGCGGGCGGCTTCATCAATCTGCGAATCGAGGACGCGCTGGGGACGGGACATGGCGGCGGACAGTTAGTTACTGACTGGTGGGTAACCAATCCGCGCGGACGACGCAAGGGCCCGTTTCCGGGCCCACTGCCAGACAGGTGTTAGAGGCGGCCGGCCTTGAGCTCGCCCACCAGGTGGGCGCAGGCCCGCACGGTGAGCGCCATCATCGTCAGGGTGGGGTTCTGCGGGCCCTGGGAGGGGAAGCAGGCGCCGTCCGTGACGAAGAGGTTGGGGACGTCCCAGCTCTGGTTGAAGGGGTTGAGCACGGACGTCTTCGGGTCCTTGCCCATCCGCGCGGTGCCCACCTCGTGGATGGCCATGCCCGGCTGGGACAGCGTCCGGTTGACCTGCTCCACCGTGCAGCCGGACGCCTCCAGCATCTCCAGGGCGGAGGTGACCGCGTCCTCCGTCATCTTCAGCTCGTTGGCGGAGTGCCGGCACTCGATGTGCGCCGCGGGGATGCCCCAGCGGTCCTTCACCGTGCCGCTCAGCGTGACGCGGTTCTCCGCGCGCGGGAGCATTTCGCCGAAGGGCACCATGTGCACCTGGTCGTCGAAGGTGAAGACCTGGATGCCATAGCCCCGCGCGAAGTCCGGGTGGCGCTCGGAGACGTTGCGGAACTGGGGGATGTACGCCCAGCCGTGCGCCTTCTGCTGGAGGTGCGCGGGCAGGTTCATCCGCGCCTCGATGCCGCGCAGGTAGATGTGGTCCATCAGGTGGCGGCCCAGCAGCCCGGAGCTGTTCGCCAGCCCGTCCGGGAACGCCCGGTTGCGCGAGTGCAACAGCAACCGCGTGGATTCAATGGTGCCCGCCGCCACCACCACCACCTTCGCGTGCACCTCCTCCGACGTGCCGGTGTTCGCGTCGATGAAGGACACGCCCGTCGCCTTGCCGGTGGTGGGGTCGTGCATCACGTGGCTGGCGATGGCGTTCGAGCGCAGCGTCATCCGCCCCGTCTTCTGCGCCGCCGGCAGCGTCACCGGGGCGTTGGAGGTCCGCCGGGCGACGACGTGACGGTCGGGCCAGCGCTCCTTCACCTTCTCGCGCAGCCGGACCTCACCGGGCGACAGCGGCGCGGGCCCCGCGAAGACGGAGTCCGGCAGCGTGTCCACGCCGTCCGAGTTGCCGTACAAACCCATCCACCGCTCGACGACTTCATACGAGGGCGCCAGGTCCGCGAGCGACAGCGGCCAGTCCGGGCTGAGCCCGTCCAGGCTGCCCGCGTGGAAGTTGAAGTCAGACAGCCGGTAGAACTGGCGGCCGTGGCTCCTCACGCCGGTCCGCCCGCCCACCTGCCGCGCGCGGATCCACGCGAACGGCGCGTCGTCCGGCGTGGTGTAGGGATTGTCCACGTCGTCCACGAAGGCGTGCGGGTGGAAGGGCCAGGCGAAGCTCGTCGCCTGGATGGACTGGCGCCCCTTGCGGTTCGCGTCCGTCTCCACGCGGTAGCCCAGCTTCTGCCGCAGCCGGTGCACCACGTGCATCACCTTGTCTGCCTGCGCGCTCCGGCCCGCTTCGAGCACCAGCACCCGAAGGCCCGCCTCCGTGAGCTGCTTGGCGGCCCAGCCTCCACAGGCTCCCGAACCCACCACCACCGCGTCGTAGACCGTCTTTGACACCTTCATTGCCGCTCTCACCTGGACGGTCTTTCTGCCGCCGTTGCTCAAGTTTGTCTAAACTGTAAACCAGGAGCTCGTTGGAGCCTATCGGGTGCACAGCGTCGGGTCGGTTCCAACAGCCCTCCGGGGGCGGGACTTCCCCTGGCGAGGGGGCGCTGTCGGAGAGGGTCGGACATGGAGGGTGTGCTGAAGCGGATTCGGTGGGGGCGGCTGCTGGGCGTGCTGGTGGTGCTGCCGTGCCTGCTGGTGGCGCTTGCCCTCTTCGGCCGGGCGGCGTGGCGCTCCGAGCAGTACTTCCACTACCCGAAGCCGGCGGCGGTGCTGCCCGCGGACTTCCCCACCGCGCGGGACGTGACGCTGCGCACGGAGGACGGGGTGGCGCTGCGCGGCTGGTACGTGCCGTCGCGCAACAAGGCGGCGTGGGTGCTGGCCCATGGCCTTTCCCAGACGCGCGTGGACATGTTGCCGGAGGCGCGGGTGCTGCGCGACGCGGGCCATGGCGTGCTGCTGTTGGACCTGCGCGCGCACGGGCAGAGCGGGGGCGAGACGTCCACCTGGGGCGACCAGGAGCGCATGGATGTGCGCGCGGCGCTGGAGTTCGTGCGGACGCAGCCGGACGTGGACCCGGCCCGGGTGGGGGTGCTGGGGTTCTCCATCGGCTCCGCGGCGGTGGCGGAGGTGGCGGCGAAGGACCCCCAGGTCGCGGCGGTGGTGCTGCTGTCGCCCTTCAACACGCTGTGGCTGGCGGCGGCGTATGACTTCCGCCGCTTCGGCGTGGTGACGCAGACGGGGGCGCTGCTTCCCTTCTGGCGGCGGGGCATCCGGCTGGAGGAGGTGCGGACGATGGATGCGGTGGAGCGCATCCAGCCCCGGCCCCTGCTCATCGTCGCGGGGACGGAGGAGTCCGGGCAGCCGCTGCTGGATGAGCTGTTCGCGCGCGTGGCGCCGTATGCCCAGACGTGGCGCATCCCTGGCGCGTCGCATGGAGACTTCACCGCGACGGCCCCCCAGGAGTATCCGCGACGGCTGCGGGCGTTCGCGGACGCGGCGCTGAAGGTCGGGCCTGTCGCGGAGGAGGCGGCGGCCGTGGAGGCGCCGCCCCCGGTGAAGGCGCCAGCGAAGACGAAGGCTCCCGCGAAGAAGCCCCCGCGCCGGACGAAGGCGGGGGCAGGGGAGCGCTGAAGGCGGCCCCCGTTTCGGGGCCCGCTCGACGACGCGGGCCCGCTTGTGACGGCTACGCTTCGGCCGGGGGCGCGGCGGCTTCCAGCTTCGCGAGCTGGTCCAGGTACGCGCGGCCCTTCGCCGGATCCGTCATGTAGAGGAACGCGGCCATGCCCTTGAGCTGCTCCAGCGACTCGCCCTCGCGGCCCGGCTTGCCCTTCTGACGGTTGTGGATGGCCGCGCGCAGGCGGCGCACCACGTCGCGGGGGACTCGCGCGGCCGGGGTGCCGTCCTTCGCCTCGTTCACCACGAGCCCCGTGACCCGCTGACGGCTGCCCTTGCGGGCCACGCGCGTCTTGTTCGGGTGCACCGTGAAGCCCTCCGCCTCCACCACGTCCTTCACCCGCGCGAGCAGCACCGCCACCGGCGCGCCCTGGGCCCGGCGCGCCTTGGCGGCCTTCGCCTTCGTCCAGGAGAACGTCAGGTCGTCCGCGTAGCGCGTGTACGTGAAGCCCAGCTTGCGCGACAGCGCCGACAGCCGCTTGTCCATCCGCAGGCACAGCGCGTTGGTGATGCCCGGCGACGTGGGCGCGCCCTGCGGCAGCGCCCGGGGGCCCTTGGCGACGTGCAGCGTCTTGCCCCGGAAGGACAAGAGCTCGCGCGGGGCCTCGGTGGACATCAGCGCCAGCAGCGTGGACGTGCCCTCCGGCAGGCCGCCCTTGCGCAGCAGGCCCTTCACCCGGCGCCACGTCACCGTGGGGAAGAAGTCCTTCAGGTCCACCTTCACCACCACGTCCGCGCCCTGGTGCGCCAGCGCGTTGGTGAGGATGGAGCGCCCCGCCACGAAGCCGTGCGCCGCGCCGTGCACCGGCAGCCGCTCCACGACGTTGGAGAGCACCCAGCGCTGCGCCTGCTTCAGCTCCGGCTTGGGCGACGTGATGGTCCGCTCGCTGCCGTCCCGCTTGGGGATGCGCCAGCTCACGTAGTTGGAGCCCGTGTCCACGTCGCGGTGGAACGCGAAGCCGCGCAGCTTGGACACGCTGACGTCCAGCGCCTTGGCCAGCGCCTCCGCGTCGTCCAGCGCGGGCAGGCCGTTGACGCGCGCGCGCTCCTCGCGGTGCTCCAGGTCGAAGCGGTCCGGGAGCGAAGTCTCACTCCAGTGGATGCCCACGCCCAGGTGGTTGATGTGCGTGGCCTTCCACGCCTCGTGGGCCTGGCGCCCGAGCGCGCGGCGCTCCACGGCCTCCGCCTTCTTCTTCTCCTTCCAGGCGGTCTTCTCCTTCT
Protein-coding regions in this window:
- a CDS encoding TetR/AcrR family transcriptional regulator, whose amino-acid sequence is MSRPQRVLDSQIDEAARAVFLEQGPAAPLHDIAKRLGISQAALLHRVGTKDALMLRALRPVPPSAVALLAPGTREDASVEDQLLEALLHHRDFLRQLVPCLFVLHYSMLGGARATQTDTPPPVALREALTTWLSRVKRAGLAEVAAPKVVAEALCGALEARCFNAHVGGATYAPGEDATVLRQLIRVLVVPAEPRPRRAVRPPPKRRSR
- a CDS encoding GMC oxidoreductase — its product is MKVSKTVYDAVVVGSGACGGWAAKQLTEAGLRVLVLEAGRSAQADKVMHVVHRLRQKLGYRVETDANRKGRQSIQATSFAWPFHPHAFVDDVDNPYTTPDDAPFAWIRARQVGGRTGVRSHGRQFYRLSDFNFHAGSLDGLSPDWPLSLADLAPSYEVVERWMGLYGNSDGVDTLPDSVFAGPAPLSPGEVRLREKVKERWPDRHVVARRTSNAPVTLPAAQKTGRMTLRSNAIASHVMHDPTTGKATGVSFIDANTGTSEEVHAKVVVVAAGTIESTRLLLHSRNRAFPDGLANSSGLLGRHLMDHIYLRGIEARMNLPAHLQQKAHGWAYIPQFRNVSERHPDFARGYGIQVFTFDDQVHMVPFGEMLPRAENRVTLSGTVKDRWGIPAAHIECRHSANELKMTEDAVTSALEMLEASGCTVEQVNRTLSQPGMAIHEVGTARMGKDPKTSVLNPFNQSWDVPNLFVTDGACFPSQGPQNPTLTMMALTVRACAHLVGELKAGRL
- a CDS encoding alpha/beta hydrolase, with the protein product MEGVLKRIRWGRLLGVLVVLPCLLVALALFGRAAWRSEQYFHYPKPAAVLPADFPTARDVTLRTEDGVALRGWYVPSRNKAAWVLAHGLSQTRVDMLPEARVLRDAGHGVLLLDLRAHGQSGGETSTWGDQERMDVRAALEFVRTQPDVDPARVGVLGFSIGSAAVAEVAAKDPQVAAVVLLSPFNTLWLAAAYDFRRFGVVTQTGALLPFWRRGIRLEEVRTMDAVERIQPRPLLIVAGTEESGQPLLDELFARVAPYAQTWRIPGASHGDFTATAPQEYPRRLRAFADAALKVGPVAEEAAAVEAPPPVKAPAKTKAPAKKPPRRTKAGAGER
- a CDS encoding reverse transcriptase family protein; amino-acid sequence: MTAKLESFVPAAPPQAVPEVPPAAASNTATASKREARRAAHDVLLARWKAITEAGGTEEWVQAQLVAKGALADEVDFSSLKEKEKTAWKEKKKAEAVERRALGRQAHEAWKATHINHLGVGIHWSETSLPDRFDLEHREERARVNGLPALDDAEALAKALDVSVSKLRGFAFHRDVDTGSNYVSWRIPKRDGSERTITSPKPELKQAQRWVLSNVVERLPVHGAAHGFVAGRSILTNALAHQGADVVVKVDLKDFFPTVTWRRVKGLLRKGGLPEGTSTLLALMSTEAPRELLSFRGKTLHVAKGPRALPQGAPTSPGITNALCLRMDKRLSALSRKLGFTYTRYADDLTFSWTKAKAAKARRAQGAPVAVLLARVKDVVEAEGFTVHPNKTRVARKGSRQRVTGLVVNEAKDGTPAARVPRDVVRRLRAAIHNRQKGKPGREGESLEQLKGMAAFLYMTDPAKGRAYLDQLAKLEAAAPPAEA